Part of the Microbulbifer salipaludis genome is shown below.
TGGCGCGCTTTGATCAGGGCGTTCTCAATAAAGCTGAGGCCGGTTTCCTCCGCCTCCTGCTGCAGAAAATCCGACTGCGGTAACACCGCAATCTGCCAGCCGGCAAACAGCTGCGAAAATTCTTTGAGCTTGCCCGCGTTGCCGCTGGCGAGAACAATTTTTTCCATGACCCAAACCTGAGAAAGCCTCAAGAAAATTCCCCGAGAACCCAAGAAGGTTAAGGGAAAGCTCTATCGCCAAAATAAAAACAGCGGGCTCAATCAGGCCCGCTGCAGACTCTAACGGCTCGCACAATCAGTTTTTGTGCAATTGCCGACGGAAGGTAAGCTGCTGGGTGCTGCCGTCGGGCAGCACCAGGTCGATATTGAAGGTGAGGTTTTCCTCATTTTCAAACCGGAACGGTGCCAGGTAATAGACGGCCTTGTTGTCGCGCACTTCGCGGAACTCGAGCGTCCGCGACTGCTGAATCAGGTTGGTGGCATTGCCGGATATCCCGGCACTCATGCCCTGGGTATCATCTTTCTTTCTCACCGAGATATTGACGAAGGCACGATCTGGCGCACGCACCAGGTTGTACTGGCGGGCAATGTCGGGGGAAATGAATTCGCTGTTAAACACCGAGTAGGAGACGTGGTAATCGCCGAACGTTTTGTGATTTTCGATGATCTTCGCACCCTGGGCCGCGGCAGCGGCCGCCCACAGCAGCAGGGCCAATGAGAGAAATCCAGCAAACAGACGTTTCACAGCGTCCTCCTTACTAATCATGAAACCGCCCCCTCCGTTTGAGGCGGCGCGTTTGACAACCATCTTCTTCTAATATTAGCGAGTCAGATGGTAAATCGCCGTTTCTCCAAAAAGATTCGGCAAAAAATCCTTCAAAACCCCGGAAACCGGCGACTCTGAGACTACCTGCCGGTGCAAGATTTGCCAGTGATGTTCGCGGCAGAGCACCTCAAAGTCTTTGAAAGTACAAAAGTGAATATTTGGCGTGTCGTACCATTCGTAGGGTAATAAGTCGGATACCGGCATACGCCCGGAAACCGCCAGGTGCCAGCGCGCTTTCCACTGGCCGAAGTTGGGAAAGGTAATAATGCACTCACGCCCCACGCGCAGCATTTCTTCCACCACCAGGTGTGGGAAACGCAGGGTCTGCAGGGCCTGGGTCATTACCACCGTATCAAAACTCTGGTCGGCGAAATTCTTCAGACCGTTGTCCAGGTTCTGCTCGACCACATTAACACCGCGTTCGATGCATTTCTGAATCTGGTCCGGGTCAATTTCCAGCCCGTATCCGTCCACCCGCTTCTCTTTACCCAGCCGGTCCAGCAGCGCGCCATCGCCACAGCCGAGGTCAAGTACCCGTGTGGCGGGCGCGATCCAGTTGTGGATGATATCCAGGTCCTGACGCATCATGCGGTCACCTCACGGGGCCCGGTGGCGTCCTGCTCGCGCGCAACATTATTCATATAGGCCGCAAATAGATTCTCGTAGCGTGCATTGGGCAACAGGAAAGCGTCGTGCCCCATGGGCGATTCCACTTCGGCATAGGTAACCGGGATATTGGCGTGCATCAGTGCATCGGCAATTTCCCGCGAGCGCTCCGGAGCGAAACGCCAGTCGGAGGTAAACGACACCAGCAGGAATTTGCAGCGTGCGTGGGAAAAGGCTTTTACCGGGTCGTCGTCGTATTCACGGGCCAGGTCAAAGTAATCCAGCGCGCGGGTCATCAAAATATAGGTATTGGGGTCGAAGCTGCTGGAAAAGGTATCACCCTGATAGCGCAGGTAACTCTGCACCTGGAACTCCACCAGCTCTTCCACACCCTGCTGAAAAGTACCGGAGCGCAGCTCGCGGCCAAATTTCTTGCCCAGCCCGTCATCCGACAGATAGGTGATGTGCCCGATCATGCGCGCCACGGCGAGGCCGTCACGGGGTAACGTGTTGTCTTCCAGATAGCGGCCGTCGCGGAAGTCCGGGTCGGACGTAATGGCCTGACGGGCTGTTTCGTTAAATGCGATATTCTGCGCAGACAATTTCATCGCCGACGCGATCACCACACAGTGGCGCAGACGCTCCGGGTACTCCAGCGCCCAGCGCATGGCCTGCATGCCACCAAGACTGCCACCCACCACGGCGGCCCACTGTTGAATGCCGAGATGGTCGGCCAGCTGTGCCTGACTGTGCACCCAGTCCCGCGCGCGCAGCGGCGGAAAATCGGGACCCCAGGGTTTGCCTGTTTGCGGATTGATGGAGGTCGGGCCAGTGGAGCCGTGGCAACCGCCAAGGTTGTTCAGCGCCACCACAAAAAACTGGTTGGTATCGATCGGTTTGCCGGGCCCGATATAGTGATCCCACCAGCCCGGGCGCTTGTCATTTTCACTGTGATACCCGGCGGCGTGGTGATGCCCGGAGAGTGCGTGGCAGATGAGCACGCCGTTGCTTTTGTCGGCGTTCAGGGTGCCGTAGGTTTCGTACACCAGGGTGTATTCGTCGAGCACACGCCCACAGGCCAATTTGAAAGGCCCGGGAAAGGTGTGGCTTTGCGGCTCGACAATGCCGACGGAGTTGGCTGGCAATCCTGCCGGCCTTCCTGATTGGGACGTTTGCGCTTCCGTGGTCAAAATCTTTCGCATGTGGTTATTGGGCGGGGCGCCAAGTTTACGAAAGCTGGGGGCGGGAGTACACCTGTTAGCTTTCGGTGGTGCCCCGCCGCCCTGCCACCGGGTACTGCTTCTCAAGACACGCCGTGAACCCATCCCTGGGGGCTCTGCACCGGCATCCCTGCCGGTGAAGGTCTTGAGAAGCAGTACCCGGCGTCAGGGCTACCCGCGTTACTTCGGAAGAATCAAGAGGTCACCGGCGCTTTTAACGGCGTGACATTATTCGCAACCGGCGCCGGTGGAATCGGCTGTGGCGCCGCCCGGGTCTGCTTCAACAGGTCTTCCAGGGCGCCCAACGCACTGTGGTTGCGCACCAGCTCTTCTTCCAGCGCGCGCAGGTCGGTGCGCTTGTTCTGAGTTTTCTGCTTCAGCTCCGTAAGCTTGATCAAATGCCGGTTCAGCAGGTGCTTCTGGTACTGCACATGCTGCTTGAGCGGCTCAAGTACACCGTCCAGCCAGCCATCCACTGAAGAAATCATCTGGCTGTACATACGGCCCACCTCGTTGGCCAGTGTGGCCACGAAGCGCTCGGTGAGACGATTGCGGCGCGCCAGCAGCAGCTGCGGCGAGCGGCGCAATTGCGCCGCCTGGCGGTGCAGGCCGCGCAGTGCCGCGCGGAAACCGGCGATATCAAAGTGCTGCTCAGCAGAGATGATATTACTCAGGGTGGAGCGATCGTAGATGGCATCCACCAGACGATTAGCCTGGTCCACCTCCCGCTCAAGGTTGGACAGCTGGTGCTCTACGCCCCCCATAAACCCATCGATCGCACGTGCGAGTCCCAGCGGAGACCAGCGCTCGTTCAGTGCGTGACGGGTTTCCTCGATCAACTGCTGCAGCTGCTGACTGGAAACCGGTGCCAGCAGAGATGCGCGCTGGCGGGCGAGCATGCGCTGGCTCGATTTCAGTGTCAGCAGCTCCTGGTGGCAATACTTGTGCTGCTGCTTGGCAGTGGCATGCAGCTGCTTCAGCTCGTCGATCTGCTCCGGGCTGGTGGCCCCCTGGCGCTGCAGGTGCTCCAGAGTCGCGCGGCCACTGTTGAGGCGGCGCTTCAGCAGATCACGGGTATCCGCCATCAGCGTCAGGGCCTGATGCAGCGAACGGTGGTTGGCCACCTTGTCGCGGTGTTCCATCAAACGCTGTACAAGCAGGCTTTCAAAATCGCCAAAGCAGCTCTGCTGCAGCAGCACCGGGTCGCGCTCCGCCCGCGCCAGCAGGGCTTTTTTCGCCGACACGCCCACCACGTTTTCCTGTGGCAGGTCCAGCAACTTGCTGACTTCCGCGCGCATCTTGCGCAGCATCTGATCGGCGTCTTCGTCGGGATCGTCCCACAGCACGTCGATTTTGTTTAGCAGTGCCATCACCGCGGTACCTCGGTGCTCTTTCAATGGCACCAGATGGGTTTCCCACATATTCAGGTCGGTGCCGCTGACACCGGCGTCTGCCGAGAGCAGGAAGGCAACGGCCTGCGCGCTGGGTAGCGTCGACAGCGTCAGTTCGGGCTCGTTGCCCAGGGCATTCAACCCAGGTGTATCGATAATGCGCAAGCCCTGGGCCAGCAGCGGGTGCGGCAAGGAAATCAGCGCGTAGCGCCAGGCGGGAATCTGTACCAGGTTGCCATTGCCGTCGAGGTGGCGACGATCAAACCCGTAACGGGCGGCCTCTTCCGGGGTCACCGCCTTGCTGGAGGCCACCTTCATCAGGGCATTGCGGGTGGCTTCGGCGTCTTCCGGATCGAAGTCAAAATTGACCCATTTCTGCGGGATGCGGCGGAAGCTTTCCAGGCTGGTATTGGTGGCGAGAGTCTCAATGGGCAGCAGGCGGACCGAAGCCTGTGCACTGCCATCACTGAAGATCTCGGTGGGGCACATGGTGGTACGCCCCGGGCGCGACGGCAACAGGCGCTTGCCGTAGGTGTGTGACAACAGCGCGTTGATCAGCTCGGTCTTGCCGCGGGAAAACTCCCCCACCAGCGCCACCGTAAACTGGTCTTCCACCAACAACTGACGCGCCTGCTGCACCACCTGGCGCGCACCAGCAGAATTGGGGAAATGCGCTTCAAGCCACTCATTAAAGCGGCTTAACTGGCCATCAAGCCCCTTTTTCCAACGATCGTAGTCGGCAATATGCTGGCGCAAGGTCACATCTTCCATGTTTTAGTGTTCTTATCGGTTACTACTAAAGAGTTACTGCGTACAGATTTCGCTGCCATTCTCCAGTAACCCGGCGCGAAGTTAAACCCCGCGCCCCGGTTTTCGCGAACTGGATAAAGCCGCAATCGAGAAATGAGAAAAGGAGCAATAGGCGCTGACAGGTTAGTCAACTAAATAGCTGGCAGAGGGGCGCTTGAAAACGTAGCGAGCGGGGCTGTGGTGGATTCGCCACAGCCCTGCGCAGTAGCTCTGCGGCGATTCATTAGAAGGGGATGTGCCAGAACAGGTTGTACACCAACTGCGGCATCTGCGCACTCTGCGCAAACCCCACCAGCAGCTTGTCCGCCACGGTGAGCAGGATAAACACAAAGATCGGGCTGATATCGATCACCCCCAGCGGCGGGATGATCTTGCGCACCGGCGCGTACACCGGCTCCAGTACCTGGCGCAGCAACATCAGCGCGGGGTGGGAGCTCTGCGGCGCAATCCAGCTGACCACAATGGAGATCAGCATACCCACAAACAGAATGGCAATCAGCGTCATCAACACCCCGAGCAGGGACCACAGCAGAGCGCTCAGGGGGTTCAGCAGGCCGGCGCCCGCGAGAAAGCCGGCACCAATAATCATCACCCAGCCCACCAGCAGGGCGAGCAGCAGGGAGGCCATATCGATGCCGAACAGGCCGGGCACGATCTTGCGCAGTGGGCGCAGGAACGGGTTGGTGACCTTGACGATGCCCTGGGAAATCGGATTGTAAAAATCCGCCCGACCTACCTGCAGCATAAAGCGCAGCAGCACCGCAAACAGAAACAGAATACCGATAGTGGCGAGAAGAAAGACGCCGATATTACTGAAGGTGTTGACCATCAAAAGTCCTTAATCACAATTCATTATTTGTCGAGCTCTTTCGCCATTTCCGCGGCGCGCGCCGCGCAATCGCCCATGGCCTGCGCCACCAGCTCCGGCAGGCCGCCCTCCTGGAAGCGCTTTACCGCCCGCTCGGTGGTACCGTTCGGTGACATGACATTGCGCTTTAACTGCGCCACATCCACATCCGCGGCCACCGCAAGTTTCGCCGCGCCCAGTGCGGTTTGCAAGGTAAGTCGCTCGGCATCGGCGCGATCCATGCCCGCCTTCTCTGCCGCGTCGATCATGGACTCCATAAACTGAAAGTAGTACGCGGGCCCGGAACCAGATACCGCGATCACCTGATCGATACCGGATTCCTGCTCCACCCACAGGGCAATACCCACCGCGTCGGCCATCTGGGTGGCAACGGACTTCTGCTCATCCGTCACCCCGTCGCCCGCATAGAGGCCAGTCACCCCGGTGCCAACCAGCGCCGGCGTGTTGGGCATGGCGCGAATGATCGGCACCCCGGCGCCCAGCCAGCGCTGGTAGGCTGCCAGCGGAATACCCGCGGCAAGCGTAATCACCAGCGGTTTGCGAGCGCTCACTTTTTCAGCGATCGATTCGCACAATTCTTTCATTACTTGCGGCTTTACGGACAGCACCACCACATCGGCATGCTCGATCGCCGCCAGGTTATCGGTGCTGCCGTGCACGCCAGTGCGGTCACAGAAGGCTTTCAGCTTTTCTTTGTCGCGGCCGGTGGCGACGATCTTGTCCGCCGGGTAGCCGCTGGCGACCATGCCGCCAATCACGGCACCCGCCATATTGCCGGCGCCACCAATAAAGACCATTTTTTGATCAGACATTTAAACCTCCACCAAACTATTTACGCGCGCCGAAAATATCGGTACCGATCCGCACGATGGTCGAGCCACTGAAGATCGCCGCTTCCATATCACCGGACATGCCCATCGACAGGGTATCCAGGGGCTGATCCGGCAACTGCGCCTTGAGATCTTCCAGCAAGCCAGCCAGCCGTATAAACGGGGTGCGCTGGTCCTCCGCCACACCGCGCGGTGCCGGAATCGCCATCAACCCGCGCAGTGCGAGGTTCGGCAGCGCCGCCACGGACGCCGCAAGCTCAGGCAGCTTCTCCACGCTGACACCGGATTTGCTGTCCTCTTCGTCGATATTCACCTGCAGGCATACGTTCAGCGGCGGCATCCCCGTGGGGCGCTGCTCCGACAGACGCCGTGCAATTTTTAGCCGCTCCACGGTATGCATCCAGTGAAAGTGCACTGCCACATCACGGGTCTTGTTCGACTGCAGGGGACCGATGAAGTGCCAGATGATGTCGCAATCCGCCAGCGCCTCCTGCTTGTCCAGCGCCTCCTGCAGGTAATTCTCACCAAAATGGCGCTGACCCGCGTCATACGCGACGCGCAGGTCCTCCGCCGGACGGGTTTTCGACACCGCCAGCAGGGTGACAGAATCGGCCCGCCGGTCACAACTGCGACAGGCTGTGACAATCCGCTCAGCGACGGAATTCAGGTTTTCGGGGATAGACCCTTTGCGCATATACTGGGACCCAACTTTTGCTTGGCGGGCATTCTATGCGCTCATTGCCGCCGCGTCATATACGAGAAGAATAAAGGTTAGCAGTATGGACATTACAGAACTCCTCGCCTTCAGCGCCAAACAGAACGCCTCGGACCTGCACCTCTCCGCCGGCCTGCCGCCGATGATCCGGGTCGATGGCGACGTACGCCGCATCAACCTGCCGCCGATGGAGCACAAGCAGGTGCACGGGCTGATCTACGAGATCATGAACGACAAGCAGCGCAAGGACTACGAAGAGTTCCTCGAGACCGACTTCTCCTTCGAGGTGCCCGGCGTGGCCCGCTTCCGTGTCAACGCGTTCAACCACAACCGCGGCGCCGGCGCTGTATTCCGGACCATTCCCTCCAAGGTACTGACCATGGAAGACCTGGGGATGGGCCAGGTGTTCAAGCAGATCTCCGATACGCCTCGCGGTCTGGTGCTGGTCACCGGACCCACCGGTTCCGGTAAGTCCACCAGCCTCGCGGCGATGATCGACTACATCAACGATAACAAGTACGAGCACATCCTCACCGTCGAAGACCCGATCGAATTCGTGCACGAATCCAAGAAGTGCCTGGTGAACCAGCGGGAAGTGCACCGCGACACCCACGGCTTCTCCGAAGCCCTGCGCTCCGCCCTGCGTGAAGACCCGGACATCATCCTCGTGGGTGAGATGCGTGACCTCGAAACCATCCGCTTGGCGCTGACCGCCGCGGAAACCGGCCACCTGGTATTCGGCACCCTGCACACCACCTCCGCCGCCAAGACCATCGACCGTGTTGTCGACGTCTTCCCCGCGGAAGAAAAATCCATGGTGCGCTCCATGCTGTCGGAATCCCTGCAGGCGGTCATCTCGCAAACCCTGCTCAAGCGCAACGGCGGCGGTCGTGTCGCCGCCCACGAGATTATGCGCGGCACCCCGGCCATCCGTAACCTGATTCGCGAAGACAAGATCGCGCAGATGTACTCCGCCATCCAGACCGGTGCCAACGTGGGCATGCAGACCATGGACCAGTGCCTGCAGGACCTGGTGGAAAAACGCATCATCAGCCGCGAAACAGCGCGCGAGAAGGCAAAGATGCCAGAGAATTTTTAATAAGATCGAACACTCCCGATACCGTAGGGTGGATAAGCGAGAGCGCATCCACCATTGAACACGGCGGGATTTTGGTGGATGCGCTGCGCTTATCCACCCTACAAAACTAGATCCCGTACCGGATCAAGTCCGGCATGACGAGACCGGGATGACGCACCCCCGTCTTCCCGGACTCGATCCGGGACCCAGTGCTACGAAGTAAGACTACTTGCGAAGTAGCAATGTAAAAATCGAAGGCTAGGTGCCGGGTGCCTGGCCGCCACAGAACTTGCACAAGAACAAATACCCCAGGCGGTAAATAAAAATGGAAATCGAACGACTCCTACAACTGGTCACCGAAAAAGGCGCCTCCGACCTGTTCATCACTGCCGGCGTACCCGCGTCCATAAAACTGCACGGCAAAATCGTGCCCGTCAGCACCTCCCCGCTGACCCCGGAAAAAGCCCGGGAAATGGTCGTCGGCATCATGAATGATCGCCAGAAAAAAGAATTCGCCGAAACCAAAGAGCTCAACTTCGCCATCTCCGTGCGCAACGTCGGCCGCTTCCGGGTATCCGCCTTCTTCCAGCGCAACCTCGTGGGCATGGTACTGCGTCGCATCGAAACCAAAATCCCCACCATTGACGGACTCGGC
Proteins encoded:
- a CDS encoding DUF4426 domain-containing protein, with product MKRLFAGFLSLALLLWAAAAAAQGAKIIENHKTFGDYHVSYSVFNSEFISPDIARQYNLVRAPDRAFVNISVRKKDDTQGMSAGISGNATNLIQQSRTLEFREVRDNKAVYYLAPFRFENEENLTFNIDLVLPDGSTQQLTFRRQLHKN
- a CDS encoding YggS family pyridoxal phosphate-dependent enzyme translates to MRKGSIPENLNSVAERIVTACRSCDRRADSVTLLAVSKTRPAEDLRVAYDAGQRHFGENYLQEALDKQEALADCDIIWHFIGPLQSNKTRDVAVHFHWMHTVERLKIARRLSEQRPTGMPPLNVCLQVNIDEEDSKSGVSVEKLPELAASVAALPNLALRGLMAIPAPRGVAEDQRTPFIRLAGLLEDLKAQLPDQPLDTLSMGMSGDMEAAIFSGSTIVRIGTDIFGARK
- the metX gene encoding homoserine O-succinyltransferase MetX, with the translated sequence MRKILTTEAQTSQSGRPAGLPANSVGIVEPQSHTFPGPFKLACGRVLDEYTLVYETYGTLNADKSNGVLICHALSGHHHAAGYHSENDKRPGWWDHYIGPGKPIDTNQFFVVALNNLGGCHGSTGPTSINPQTGKPWGPDFPPLRARDWVHSQAQLADHLGIQQWAAVVGGSLGGMQAMRWALEYPERLRHCVVIASAMKLSAQNIAFNETARQAITSDPDFRDGRYLEDNTLPRDGLAVARMIGHITYLSDDGLGKKFGRELRSGTFQQGVEELVEFQVQSYLRYQGDTFSSSFDPNTYILMTRALDYFDLAREYDDDPVKAFSHARCKFLLVSFTSDWRFAPERSREIADALMHANIPVTYAEVESPMGHDAFLLPNARYENLFAAYMNNVAREQDATGPREVTA
- the metW gene encoding methionine biosynthesis protein MetW; the protein is MRQDLDIIHNWIAPATRVLDLGCGDGALLDRLGKEKRVDGYGLEIDPDQIQKCIERGVNVVEQNLDNGLKNFADQSFDTVVMTQALQTLRFPHLVVEEMLRVGRECIITFPNFGQWKARWHLAVSGRMPVSDLLPYEWYDTPNIHFCTFKDFEVLCREHHWQILHRQVVSESPVSGVLKDFLPNLFGETAIYHLTR
- a CDS encoding YggT family protein, encoding MVNTFSNIGVFLLATIGILFLFAVLLRFMLQVGRADFYNPISQGIVKVTNPFLRPLRKIVPGLFGIDMASLLLALLVGWVMIIGAGFLAGAGLLNPLSALLWSLLGVLMTLIAILFVGMLISIVVSWIAPQSSHPALMLLRQVLEPVYAPVRKIIPPLGVIDISPIFVFILLTVADKLLVGFAQSAQMPQLVYNLFWHIPF
- a CDS encoding type IV pilus twitching motility protein PilT; the encoded protein is MDITELLAFSAKQNASDLHLSAGLPPMIRVDGDVRRINLPPMEHKQVHGLIYEIMNDKQRKDYEEFLETDFSFEVPGVARFRVNAFNHNRGAGAVFRTIPSKVLTMEDLGMGQVFKQISDTPRGLVLVTGPTGSGKSTSLAAMIDYINDNKYEHILTVEDPIEFVHESKKCLVNQREVHRDTHGFSEALRSALREDPDIILVGEMRDLETIRLALTAAETGHLVFGTLHTTSAAKTIDRVVDVFPAEEKSMVRSMLSESLQAVISQTLLKRNGGGRVAAHEIMRGTPAIRNLIREDKIAQMYSAIQTGANVGMQTMDQCLQDLVEKRIISRETAREKAKMPENF
- a CDS encoding dynamin family protein, coding for MEDVTLRQHIADYDRWKKGLDGQLSRFNEWLEAHFPNSAGARQVVQQARQLLVEDQFTVALVGEFSRGKTELINALLSHTYGKRLLPSRPGRTTMCPTEIFSDGSAQASVRLLPIETLATNTSLESFRRIPQKWVNFDFDPEDAEATRNALMKVASSKAVTPEEAARYGFDRRHLDGNGNLVQIPAWRYALISLPHPLLAQGLRIIDTPGLNALGNEPELTLSTLPSAQAVAFLLSADAGVSGTDLNMWETHLVPLKEHRGTAVMALLNKIDVLWDDPDEDADQMLRKMRAEVSKLLDLPQENVVGVSAKKALLARAERDPVLLQQSCFGDFESLLVQRLMEHRDKVANHRSLHQALTLMADTRDLLKRRLNSGRATLEHLQRQGATSPEQIDELKQLHATAKQQHKYCHQELLTLKSSQRMLARQRASLLAPVSSQQLQQLIEETRHALNERWSPLGLARAIDGFMGGVEHQLSNLEREVDQANRLVDAIYDRSTLSNIISAEQHFDIAGFRAALRGLHRQAAQLRRSPQLLLARRNRLTERFVATLANEVGRMYSQMISSVDGWLDGVLEPLKQHVQYQKHLLNRHLIKLTELKQKTQNKRTDLRALEEELVRNHSALGALEDLLKQTRAAPQPIPPAPVANNVTPLKAPVTS
- the proC gene encoding pyrroline-5-carboxylate reductase — its product is MSDQKMVFIGGAGNMAGAVIGGMVASGYPADKIVATGRDKEKLKAFCDRTGVHGSTDNLAAIEHADVVVLSVKPQVMKELCESIAEKVSARKPLVITLAAGIPLAAYQRWLGAGVPIIRAMPNTPALVGTGVTGLYAGDGVTDEQKSVATQMADAVGIALWVEQESGIDQVIAVSGSGPAYYFQFMESMIDAAEKAGMDRADAERLTLQTALGAAKLAVAADVDVAQLKRNVMSPNGTTERAVKRFQEGGLPELVAQAMGDCAARAAEMAKELDK